The following are encoded together in the Thalassomonas haliotis genome:
- a CDS encoding TonB-dependent receptor, with translation MDKRGPFFRRQPLALALTSTLALAISPPVFAADVAALNSNNHIEGRITDSKHKVNFQGAQISIEELGLSTVSNRQGVFHFNDLPLGEFTLVINYLGAPEVRKTIRVRQGAINKQDYVIGNELRAMDNVIVYGQRAGQAGAINRQKNANKMIAIVSSDAIGQLPDQNAAEALQHLPGISIQRDQGEGRFVGIRGIDPNLNNVTINGLSVPSPGAGVRSVAMDVIPSEVIASLEVSKTVTPDMDANAIGGSIEVKSLSAFDRRGQNYSFSAQSSYNEQVSETSPKLSGSFSDIYQLDSGGELGVATALSWFKREFGSQNIETDGGWGEMKVEDIASGEEVEIFGAEEIEQRLYRIERERLGAALNFDLHTSVMDKYYLRTLYSEFSDDEYRQRKQYKFDKGAIDLTGYSANSASFSDAVMERDSKDRKQVQEILSVVAGGEHQLKAWQLEYQLGYSKSTEKEPDRLDVAFAQEDLALGYQTSGDVPRLTEDEPGGDLSHFPLDEVVFEDNNSRDKEVSLSVDLSKDLLWHDHNARMKFGGKYRSREKSSKVRVQVYDGGFDNINAGSFAGGSLDYEWADFGPGLSRGGLRDLVNNRHQDFELNTLESDIESRGNSYTSKEEIFAAYAMVTLDIDHWQVVAGLRYEGTRFDTRGNRVELTEDIAGEKSVDISPWQVNKDYHHWLPGINVRYNISDDLLSRFAYTQTLARPEFSESAAYQLIETEISAADGAVSTERKAEVGNPELAPYESQNLDFSLEYYPGHIGMLSAGLFYKDIDNFITSKEVQDNGQWQGFEEVLQPVNGGSASLTGVELAWHKSFDSGFLLSVNTTLVDADDKLPNQADTLANLILGYENNRVSLRLSTSYKGKNFQFEDQQTRVYQHAHTQLDFSGKYYFSESLQFYVNAVNLTDEPYYLYHGSKQYNYQYEQYGSGFELGFTINSL, from the coding sequence ATGGACAAGCGTGGACCATTTTTTCGACGGCAACCTTTAGCCCTGGCGCTGACTTCAACACTGGCATTAGCGATTTCCCCGCCGGTTTTTGCCGCAGATGTTGCTGCCTTAAATAGTAATAACCATATAGAAGGACGTATTACCGACAGCAAGCACAAGGTGAATTTTCAAGGGGCGCAAATAAGTATTGAAGAGCTTGGCTTAAGCACTGTCAGTAACAGGCAAGGGGTTTTTCATTTCAATGATTTGCCCTTGGGTGAGTTTACTTTAGTTATTAATTATCTGGGGGCACCAGAGGTCCGTAAAACTATCCGGGTAAGGCAGGGAGCAATTAATAAACAAGATTATGTTATCGGCAATGAGCTGCGGGCGATGGATAACGTTATTGTTTATGGCCAGCGCGCCGGTCAGGCAGGGGCGATTAACCGCCAGAAAAATGCCAATAAAATGATCGCCATTGTCAGCAGTGACGCCATCGGGCAATTGCCGGATCAAAATGCCGCCGAGGCACTACAGCACTTGCCGGGGATCTCGATTCAAAGGGATCAGGGGGAAGGGCGTTTTGTCGGTATCCGAGGTATAGATCCTAATCTTAATAATGTGACCATTAACGGCTTAAGCGTACCGTCTCCCGGGGCCGGGGTGCGCAGCGTTGCCATGGACGTTATTCCCAGCGAAGTGATCGCCTCTTTGGAAGTGAGTAAAACCGTCACCCCGGATATGGATGCCAATGCTATTGGCGGCTCTATTGAAGTCAAAAGCTTAAGTGCTTTTGATCGCCGCGGGCAAAATTACAGCTTTAGCGCCCAGTCATCCTATAACGAGCAGGTGAGTGAAACCAGCCCCAAATTATCCGGCAGTTTCTCTGATATCTATCAGTTAGACTCAGGGGGCGAATTAGGGGTCGCTACGGCGCTGTCCTGGTTTAAACGTGAATTTGGCTCACAAAATATTGAAACCGACGGCGGCTGGGGAGAAATGAAAGTAGAAGATATCGCCAGCGGAGAAGAAGTTGAAATTTTTGGCGCCGAAGAAATAGAGCAGCGCTTGTATCGCATAGAACGTGAACGCCTCGGCGCTGCCCTGAACTTTGACCTGCATACATCAGTCATGGATAAATATTATCTGAGAACCTTATACAGTGAATTTTCCGATGATGAATACCGCCAGCGCAAGCAGTATAAATTCGACAAAGGGGCCATTGATTTAACCGGATATAGCGCCAATAGCGCCAGTTTTAGCGATGCCGTAATGGAGCGCGATAGCAAGGACAGGAAACAAGTTCAGGAAATTTTATCTGTGGTGGCCGGCGGTGAACACCAGCTTAAGGCCTGGCAGCTGGAATACCAGTTAGGTTATTCAAAATCCACTGAGAAAGAGCCGGATCGTCTCGATGTCGCCTTTGCCCAAGAAGATTTGGCGCTCGGTTATCAAACATCCGGTGATGTGCCTAGATTGACAGAAGATGAACCGGGCGGTGATTTATCGCATTTCCCCCTGGATGAAGTGGTGTTTGAAGATAATAACAGCCGGGATAAAGAAGTCAGCTTAAGTGTTGACTTAAGTAAAGATTTACTCTGGCATGATCATAATGCCAGGATGAAATTTGGCGGCAAATATCGCAGCCGGGAAAAATCCAGCAAGGTCCGGGTGCAGGTTTATGACGGCGGTTTTGATAACATTAACGCAGGGTCATTTGCCGGTGGCAGCCTGGATTATGAGTGGGCAGATTTTGGTCCCGGATTATCCAGGGGCGGCTTGCGGGATCTGGTAAATAACCGGCATCAGGATTTCGAGCTAAATACCCTTGAATCCGATATTGAAAGCCGCGGCAATTCCTATACCAGTAAAGAAGAGATTTTTGCCGCTTATGCCATGGTGACCTTAGATATCGATCACTGGCAAGTGGTCGCGGGACTGCGCTATGAAGGCACACGTTTTGATACCCGGGGTAATCGCGTTGAGCTGACGGAGGATATTGCCGGGGAAAAAAGCGTCGATATCAGCCCCTGGCAGGTGAACAAAGATTATCACCACTGGTTGCCCGGTATTAATGTCCGTTACAACATCAGTGATGATCTGCTTTCCCGCTTTGCCTATACCCAAACCCTGGCACGACCTGAATTTAGCGAGTCGGCCGCCTATCAGCTGATTGAGACGGAGATTTCAGCAGCTGACGGGGCTGTTAGCACCGAGCGCAAAGCCGAAGTCGGCAATCCCGAGCTGGCTCCGTATGAGTCGCAAAACCTGGATTTCTCGCTGGAGTATTACCCCGGGCATATTGGCATGCTGTCGGCGGGGTTATTTTATAAAGACATAGATAACTTTATTACCAGTAAAGAAGTGCAGGATAACGGCCAATGGCAGGGTTTTGAAGAAGTGCTCCAGCCGGTTAACGGCGGCAGTGCTTCGTTGACCGGAGTAGAGTTGGCATGGCATAAAAGTTTTGATTCGGGCTTCTTGCTCAGCGTTAATACCACGTTAGTTGATGCCGACGATAAATTGCCCAACCAGGCCGACACCCTGGCCAATCTGATCCTCGGATATGAGAATAACCGGGTGAGTTTACGTTTAAGCACCAGTTATAAAGGCAAAAACTTCCAGTTTGAAGATCAGCAGACCCGGGTTTATCAGCATGCCCATACCCAGCTGGATTTTAGTGGAAAATATTATTTCAGTGAAAGTCTACAGTTTTATGTTAATGCCGTGAATTTAACGGACGAACCTTATTATTTATATCACGGCAGTAAGCAATATAACTATCAATATGAACAATACGGCTCCGGTTTTGAATTAGGGTTTACCATCAATTCTTTATAA
- a CDS encoding trypsin-like serine protease yields the protein MLKEAKKTLNGNKLSRMLKSAILASGFVSAGGHCLSEVDKPARDVGIQIVGGSVTAPYSKPHQVALLLNGQQGCGGTLISSEWVLTAAHCLGQVSTNTLTVKVGAHSLRANDGDTHRVSQIITHENWRSGGYQTGYDIGLLRLATPADSQYTPAKLPTAAIESQYAGVGSYVTVSGWGLTSNNGSPSDVLREVALPVLSNANCSSQLQSNVPNSVICGGGPNGTSACNGDSGGPFAVNANGVVYSMGTVSWGRSCQGATAFTRTSSYTDWIERKTGITTGPGGDEKPVARFSSTVTGNNVSFSDASTDDKGIEGYYWDFGDGSPGSTAREPNHYYAQDGDYIVTLTVTDTKGQTGATSSLVKIGHDDGCDGLAAWNSGTIYALNDVVSYQNRKYQAIWWSAGAQPNIFSNVWRDLGACTDR from the coding sequence ATGTTGAAAGAAGCGAAGAAGACTCTCAATGGCAACAAGCTTAGCCGGATGTTAAAAAGTGCAATTTTAGCAAGTGGTTTTGTCTCTGCTGGCGGCCATTGTTTGTCTGAAGTTGATAAGCCCGCCCGGGACGTCGGTATCCAGATCGTTGGCGGCAGTGTGACTGCTCCCTATTCAAAACCCCATCAAGTAGCTTTATTGCTAAATGGCCAACAGGGGTGTGGTGGTACTTTGATCAGTAGTGAGTGGGTGTTAACGGCGGCCCATTGTTTAGGCCAGGTTTCAACCAATACCCTGACGGTCAAAGTTGGCGCCCACAGTCTCAGGGCCAATGACGGTGATACCCACAGGGTAAGCCAGATCATTACCCATGAAAACTGGCGCTCCGGCGGTTATCAAACCGGTTATGATATCGGCTTATTACGTTTGGCTACGCCGGCTGACAGCCAATATACCCCGGCAAAACTGCCGACGGCGGCCATTGAAAGTCAATATGCCGGTGTTGGCAGTTATGTGACGGTTTCGGGGTGGGGACTTACCAGCAATAACGGCAGCCCGAGCGATGTGTTAAGAGAAGTTGCCTTGCCGGTACTGTCAAACGCAAACTGTAGCAGCCAGTTGCAGTCTAATGTGCCAAATTCTGTGATCTGTGGCGGCGGCCCCAACGGTACATCGGCTTGTAATGGCGACAGTGGTGGTCCTTTTGCGGTAAATGCCAACGGCGTTGTTTATAGCATGGGCACCGTGAGTTGGGGTCGCTCATGTCAGGGGGCAACGGCGTTCACCCGTACCAGCAGCTATACCGACTGGATCGAGCGTAAAACCGGTATCACCACTGGCCCTGGCGGTGATGAAAAACCCGTGGCAAGGTTTAGCAGCACGGTAACGGGCAATAATGTCAGCTTTAGCGATGCATCAACGGACGATAAAGGTATAGAGGGTTATTATTGGGACTTTGGTGACGGTTCGCCAGGGTCAACTGCCCGGGAGCCTAACCATTATTATGCTCAGGACGGTGACTATATCGTAACCTTGACGGTAACCGACACTAAAGGCCAAACGGGAGCCACTTCCAGTCTGGTTAAAATAGGTCATGATGACGGCTGTGACGGTCTTGCGGCGTGGAATAGCGGAACTATCTATGCGTTAAATGATGTCGTAAGTTACCAAAACCGAAAATATCAAGCGATTTGGTGGTCTGCCGGCGCGCAGCCGAATATTTTCAGCAATGTCTGGAGAGACTTAGGGGCCTGTACCGACAGATAA